Proteins encoded together in one Sulfitobacter pontiacus window:
- a CDS encoding phosphomannomutase/phosphoglucomutase: protein MTKPLPKVTPNTWEFLRDPMIAPTGFREYDARWQYPEAINLPGITALGLGLGTQMQQRGIEPVIAVGNDYRDYSLSIKNALILGLMQAGIHVKDIGPCLSPMAYFAQFHLDAPAVAMVTASHNPNGWTGVKMGFERPLTHGPDEMAELRDIVLEGRGEQREGGKYEFVDGVREAYLDDLVGDFKMTRKLKVVCATGNGTAAAFAPELFRRLGVEVVDSHNTLDYTFPHYNPNPEAMEMLHDMSDSVKASGADFALGFDGDGDRCGVVDDEGEEIFADKMGVIMARDLSAIYPNSTFVADVKSSGLYASDPVLQANGVTADYWKTGHSHMKRRVKQLGALAGFEKSGHYFLAEPIGRGYDCGMRVAVEVCKLMDRNPDMKMSDLRRALPHTYSTPTMSPYASDEDKYDILDRIVAKLKDVTELGGRPVKEVVAVNGARVILDNGSWGLVRASSNTPNLVVVCESSESEEELRAIFADLDAVIRTEPEVGDYDQTF, encoded by the coding sequence ATGACCAAGCCGTTGCCCAAAGTCACGCCGAACACATGGGAATTTCTGCGCGACCCCATGATCGCCCCCACCGGTTTTCGCGAATATGACGCGCGCTGGCAGTACCCCGAGGCGATCAACCTGCCCGGCATCACAGCACTTGGCCTTGGTCTGGGCACGCAGATGCAACAGCGCGGGATCGAGCCCGTTATCGCTGTGGGCAATGATTACCGCGACTATTCCCTATCGATTAAAAATGCGCTGATTTTGGGCCTGATGCAGGCGGGTATTCACGTCAAGGATATCGGCCCCTGCCTGTCGCCCATGGCCTATTTCGCGCAATTCCATCTGGATGCGCCCGCGGTGGCGATGGTCACCGCCTCGCATAACCCCAATGGCTGGACCGGCGTGAAGATGGGCTTTGAACGCCCGCTGACACACGGCCCCGACGAGATGGCCGAACTGCGCGATATCGTTCTGGAAGGGCGTGGCGAACAGCGCGAAGGCGGCAAGTATGAATTCGTCGACGGTGTGCGCGAAGCCTATCTGGATGATCTGGTGGGTGACTTCAAAATGACCCGTAAGCTCAAGGTCGTCTGCGCCACGGGGAACGGGACGGCCGCCGCCTTTGCGCCCGAACTGTTCCGCCGTCTGGGGGTCGAGGTGGTCGATAGCCACAACACGCTGGATTACACGTTCCCGCATTACAACCCGAACCCCGAAGCGATGGAAATGCTGCATGATATGTCCGACAGCGTAAAAGCCTCGGGCGCGGATTTCGCGCTTGGGTTTGACGGCGACGGCGACCGCTGCGGCGTGGTGGATGACGAGGGCGAAGAGATTTTCGCCGACAAGATGGGCGTCATCATGGCGCGCGATCTGTCCGCGATTTACCCCAACAGCACCTTTGTCGCCGATGTGAAATCGAGCGGGCTTTATGCCTCTGACCCTGTTTTGCAGGCCAATGGCGTTACGGCGGACTATTGGAAAACCGGCCACAGCCACATGAAACGGCGGGTCAAACAGTTGGGCGCGCTGGCGGGGTTCGAGAAGTCGGGCCACTACTTCCTGGCTGAACCCATCGGGCGTGGCTATGACTGCGGCATGCGCGTTGCGGTCGAAGTCTGCAAACTGATGGACCGTAACCCCGACATGAAGATGTCGGACCTGCGCCGCGCCCTGCCCCACACATATTCCACCCCCACCATGTCGCCCTATGCGTCGGACGAGGACAAATACGATATCCTCGACCGGATCGTCGCCAAGTTGAAAGACGTGACCGAGTTGGGCGGCCGCCCCGTGAAAGAGGTCGTGGCCGTGAATGGCGCGCGGGTGATCCTGGACAACGGCAGCTGGGGGCTGGTGCGCGCCTCTTCGAACACGCCGAACCTTGTGGTGGTCTGCGAAAGCTCTGAATCCGAGGAAGAATTGCGCGCGATCTTTGCCGATCTGGACGCGGTGATCCGGACAGAGCCGGAGGTTGGCGACTACGATCAAACCTTCTGA
- the gmd gene encoding GDP-mannose 4,6-dehydratase: MVKRALITGITGQDGSYLAEFLLDKGYEVHGIKRRSSSLNTQRIDHIYQDPHEDDPDLILHYGDLTDSSNLTRIMREVQPDEVYNLGAQSHVAVSFETPEYTTEVNANGALRLLEAIRFLGLEKKTRFYQASTSELYGLVQETPQTEETPFHPRSPYAVAKMYAYWITVNYREAYGIYACNGILFNHESARRGETFVTRKITRGLANIAQGLEGCLYMGNLDALRDWGHAKDYVRMQWMMLQQDVAEDFVIATGVQYSVRQFITWSAAELGISLRFEGTGVDEYAVVDSVIGEDAPAVSPGDVVMRIDPQYFRPAEVETLLGSPAKAKKKLGWEPQITAQEMCAEMVANDLKIARRHALLKEHGLDLPIPLENG; this comes from the coding sequence ATGGTAAAACGCGCGCTGATCACCGGTATCACCGGTCAAGACGGGTCCTATCTGGCGGAGTTTTTGCTGGACAAAGGATACGAGGTGCACGGGATCAAGCGGCGGTCGTCATCTCTTAATACGCAGCGGATTGATCATATTTATCAAGACCCTCACGAGGATGATCCCGATCTGATCCTGCATTATGGCGATCTCACCGACAGTTCGAACCTGACGCGGATCATGCGCGAGGTGCAGCCGGACGAGGTCTATAACCTTGGCGCGCAAAGCCATGTCGCGGTCAGTTTCGAGACGCCCGAATATACGACAGAGGTGAACGCCAACGGGGCTCTGCGGTTGCTAGAGGCGATCCGGTTTCTGGGGTTGGAAAAAAAGACCCGCTTTTACCAAGCATCAACTTCTGAGCTGTATGGCTTGGTGCAAGAGACACCACAGACGGAGGAAACACCCTTTCACCCGCGCAGCCCCTATGCGGTTGCCAAGATGTACGCCTATTGGATCACGGTTAATTATCGCGAGGCCTATGGGATCTATGCCTGCAACGGCATCCTTTTTAACCACGAAAGCGCCCGCCGTGGCGAAACCTTTGTCACGCGCAAGATCACGCGCGGCTTGGCCAATATCGCGCAGGGGTTGGAGGGGTGTCTTTATATGGGCAACCTCGACGCGCTGCGCGATTGGGGACACGCCAAGGATTATGTGCGCATGCAGTGGATGATGCTGCAGCAGGACGTGGCAGAGGATTTCGTGATCGCCACCGGCGTGCAGTATTCCGTGCGCCAGTTCATCACATGGTCGGCGGCAGAGCTTGGGATCAGCCTGCGGTTTGAAGGCACGGGCGTGGATGAATATGCTGTTGTCGATAGCGTTATTGGGGAGGATGCCCCCGCGGTCAGCCCCGGCGATGTGGTGATGCGTATTGATCCGCAGTATTTCCGCCCCGCCGAGGTGGAGACGTTGCTGGGATCGCCCGCCAAGGCGAAGAAGAAACTCGGGTGGGAGCCGCAAATCACCGCGCAAGAGATGTGTGCAGAGATGGTGGCGAATGACCTCAAGATCGCACGGCGGCATGCGTTGTTGAAAGAGCACGGGCTGGATCTGCCGATCCCGCTCGAGAACGGGTAG
- a CDS encoding GDP-L-fucose synthase: protein MRKFYIAGHRGMVGGAILRQLQARQDAGEALELVTRTRAELDLTDQAAVREFMATERPDVVILAAAKVGGIMANNTYPAEFIYENLMIECNVIHQAFAAGVQQLLQLGSSCIYPRDAAQPMAENALLTGPLEPTNEPYAIAKIAGIKLCESYNRQYGVDYRSVMPTNLYGPGDNFHPQNSHVLPALIRRFHEAARDGAAEVVIWGSGKPMREFLHVDDMAEASLFVLDLPRDVYAAQTHPMQSHINVGTGRDISIAALAQMVAEVTGFKGRLVFDTSKLDGTMRKLMDVSRLADMGWRARIDLKDGLRETYDWFLRQDHLRT, encoded by the coding sequence ATGCGGAAATTCTATATCGCAGGGCATCGCGGCATGGTCGGCGGGGCGATCTTGCGGCAGTTGCAGGCGCGACAGGATGCTGGGGAGGCGTTGGAACTGGTGACGCGGACCCGTGCAGAACTGGACCTGACCGATCAAGCGGCGGTGCGCGAATTTATGGCGACGGAGCGTCCGGATGTGGTGATCCTCGCCGCGGCCAAGGTTGGCGGGATCATGGCGAACAACACATATCCCGCTGAGTTTATTTACGAAAACCTGATGATCGAATGTAATGTGATCCATCAGGCGTTCGCGGCGGGGGTTCAACAGCTGCTGCAACTGGGCAGCTCTTGCATCTATCCGCGTGACGCGGCGCAGCCGATGGCCGAAAATGCCCTGCTGACCGGCCCGCTTGAGCCCACGAACGAGCCCTACGCCATCGCCAAGATCGCCGGCATTAAACTTTGCGAAAGTTATAACCGGCAATATGGCGTGGATTATCGCAGTGTGATGCCAACGAATCTTTATGGGCCGGGGGATAATTTTCATCCGCAGAACAGCCATGTTTTGCCTGCCCTGATCCGCCGTTTCCATGAGGCCGCCCGAGACGGGGCGGCGGAGGTGGTGATTTGGGGCAGCGGCAAACCGATGCGGGAATTCCTGCATGTGGACGATATGGCGGAAGCGTCGCTGTTTGTGCTCGACCTGCCGCGTGATGTTTACGCTGCGCAGACGCACCCGATGCAAAGCCATATCAACGTGGGCACGGGCCGCGACATCAGCATCGCGGCGCTGGCGCAGATGGTGGCGGAGGTGACGGGGTTCAAAGGGCGGCTGGTGTTCGATACGTCGAAGCTAGACGGGACGATGCGCAAGCTGATGGATGTCTCGCGTTTGGCGGATATGGGGTGGCGCGCGCGGATCGATCTGAAAGACGGGCTGCGGGAGACGTATGATTGGTTTTTGCGACAGGATCACCTGCGCACCTAA
- a CDS encoding mannose-1-phosphate guanylyltransferase/mannose-6-phosphate isomerase: MMHAILLCGGSGTRLWPLSRKCYPKQFAKLMGDESLFQISAKRLSGPGFAPPIVVTGDPFRFIVTEQLAQVERAAQAILIEPEGRNTAPAILAAALYIARTDAQALMLVAPSDHVIPDCDAFAQTVQAAVPRAQAGDLVTFGVTPTRAETGYGYLELAEGADARAKTPQPLARFVEKPDRAQAQGMLQAGNFLWNAGIFLFTAQTIIDAYQTHALEMLGAVRASLDGATSDLGLTRLAPEAWGQADDISIDYAIMEKADNLAVMPFAAGWSDLGGWDAVWLESGPDAAGNVCSDNATAIDCAGTLLRSETDGLQLVGIGLDNIIAVAMGDAVLVADKSQAQRVKEAVDALKRRDASQAVQLPRDYRPWGWYESLVIGGRFQVKRIVVNPGAALSLQSHHHRSEHWIVVEGTAKVTVDDTVKLISENQSVYIPLGSVHRMENPGKLPMVLIEVQTGSYFGEDDIIRYEDIYARG, from the coding sequence ATGATGCACGCTATTCTCCTTTGCGGCGGGTCGGGCACACGTCTTTGGCCCCTGTCGCGCAAATGCTACCCCAAACAGTTTGCCAAGCTGATGGGGGATGAAAGCCTGTTCCAGATCTCGGCAAAACGTCTGAGCGGCCCCGGATTCGCCCCTCCGATTGTGGTGACCGGCGATCCGTTCCGGTTTATCGTGACCGAACAACTGGCGCAGGTTGAACGGGCGGCGCAGGCGATCCTGATCGAACCCGAGGGGCGCAATACCGCCCCTGCGATCCTTGCCGCGGCGCTGTATATCGCGCGCACTGACGCGCAAGCGCTGATGCTGGTCGCGCCGTCGGACCATGTGATTCCTGACTGCGATGCTTTTGCCCAGACGGTGCAGGCCGCGGTGCCGCGCGCGCAGGCGGGTGATCTGGTTACCTTTGGCGTCACGCCGACACGGGCCGAAACGGGCTATGGCTATCTTGAGTTGGCCGAGGGGGCGGACGCGCGCGCCAAAACCCCGCAACCCCTTGCGCGCTTTGTCGAAAAACCGGATCGCGCACAGGCGCAGGGGATGCTGCAGGCGGGGAATTTTCTGTGGAATGCTGGGATCTTCCTGTTCACCGCGCAGACGATTATTGACGCCTATCAGACCCACGCGCTCGAGATGCTTGGCGCGGTGCGCGCATCGCTTGACGGGGCGACCTCTGATCTGGGGTTGACCCGTCTCGCGCCCGAGGCTTGGGGCCAAGCCGATGATATCTCTATCGATTATGCGATCATGGAGAAGGCGGATAACCTCGCGGTGATGCCATTTGCCGCCGGCTGGTCCGATCTGGGCGGTTGGGATGCGGTCTGGCTGGAAAGCGGGCCTGACGCGGCGGGAAATGTCTGTTCAGACAATGCCACGGCGATTGATTGTGCGGGCACGCTGCTGCGATCGGAAACCGACGGGTTGCAACTGGTCGGCATCGGGCTGGACAACATCATCGCCGTCGCCATGGGCGATGCGGTACTGGTGGCGGATAAATCGCAAGCGCAGCGGGTGAAGGAAGCGGTTGATGCGCTCAAAAGGCGGGATGCCAGCCAAGCGGTGCAGCTGCCGCGCGATTACCGGCCGTGGGGGTGGTACGAAAGCCTTGTGATCGGCGGGCGGTTTCAGGTGAAACGCATCGTGGTGAACCCCGGCGCAGCCCTGAGCCTGCAAAGCCATCACCACCGGTCGGAACATTGGATCGTGGTCGAAGGCACCGCGAAAGTGACCGTGGACGATACCGTCAAATTAATCAGCGAGAACCAGTCCGTCTACATCCCGCTCGGGTCTGTGCACCGGATGGAGAACCCGGGGAAACTGCCCATGGTGCTGATCGAGGTGCAGACCGGCAGCTATTTTGGCGAGGATGATATTATCCGCTACGAAGATATCTATGCGCGGGGGTAA
- a CDS encoding biotin transporter BioY: MERNLTLVALFAALIAALALIPKFSLGFGVPITAQSLGIMLCGTVLGAKRGALAVLLFLLLVALGLPLLAGGNGGLGAFMLPSSGFLIGFPVAAFVTGLIVEKWYGPSLIIVAAVASVIGGIVVLYIFGIIGLSIALDKSLLESAALVTVFIPGDLIKAVLAGFITSGLAKARPASVLSRS, encoded by the coding sequence ATGGAACGTAACCTGACCCTCGTTGCGCTGTTCGCTGCCCTGATTGCAGCACTTGCGTTGATCCCGAAATTCTCGCTTGGCTTTGGCGTGCCGATCACGGCGCAAAGCTTGGGCATCATGCTTTGCGGGACCGTGCTGGGGGCCAAACGCGGCGCGCTGGCCGTGCTGCTCTTCTTGCTGCTGGTCGCTTTGGGGCTGCCGCTTCTGGCCGGTGGCAACGGTGGGCTGGGTGCCTTCATGCTGCCGTCCTCCGGCTTCCTGATCGGCTTCCCCGTGGCGGCTTTTGTCACCGGCCTGATCGTCGAAAAATGGTACGGGCCCTCGCTGATCATCGTTGCGGCGGTTGCTTCGGTCATCGGCGGGATCGTCGTGCTTTATATCTTCGGGATCATCGGCCTGTCGATTGCGCTGGATAAATCGCTGCTGGAATCCGCCGCGCTGGTGACCGTGTTCATCCCCGGAGACCTGATCAAAGCAGTGCTTGCAGGCTTTATCACCAGCGGTCTGGCCAAAGCGCGCCCTGCCAGCGTCCTGTCGCGCAGCTGA
- a CDS encoding cobyric acid synthase, translating into MPTRAIMIQGTGSNVGKSMLVAGLCRAATRRGLSVAPFKPQNMSNNAAVTEDGGEIGRAQALQAIACRRPLSVHMNPILLKPETDSGSQVIVQGQRHSTLQARDFSKARAGLMAPVLESFGILGQSADLIIVEGAGSPAETNLRQNDLANMGFARAAGVPVVLAGDINRGGVIAQIVGTQVVMDPKDAAMITGFLVNKFRGDVSLFDDGYREIERRTGWTGFGTLPWFANAHLLPAEDAVDLSRAPSDGGFHIVCPMLSRISNFDDLDPLAAEASVRLTMVPPGTPLPADADLVILPGTKSTRGDLAFLRAQGWDIDLYAHVRRGGAVLGICGGYQMLGRFIEDPQGFEGPAGREEGLGLLDVETRMAPDKTLTRVTADHAATGTQIDGYEIHIGQTVGADCATPFAHINGIPDGAGSRDGKITGTYLHGLFTNDSFRSAWLAQLGLGAGPTSYSQTVEDTLDALADHMETHLDVSALLACAAPVA; encoded by the coding sequence ATGCCCACCCGCGCCATCATGATCCAGGGCACCGGATCGAATGTGGGGAAATCCATGCTGGTGGCGGGCCTGTGCCGCGCGGCCACGCGTCGGGGGCTTTCCGTCGCGCCGTTCAAGCCGCAGAACATGTCGAACAACGCCGCCGTCACCGAGGACGGCGGAGAGATCGGCCGCGCACAGGCCCTGCAAGCGATCGCCTGCAGACGGCCCCTGTCGGTGCATATGAACCCCATCCTGCTGAAACCCGAAACCGACAGCGGGTCGCAGGTGATCGTGCAAGGGCAGCGCCACAGCACCCTGCAAGCGCGTGACTTCAGCAAGGCCCGCGCAGGGTTGATGGCCCCCGTGCTCGAAAGCTTCGGTATCCTCGGGCAAAGCGCCGATCTGATCATCGTTGAAGGGGCGGGCAGCCCGGCTGAAACGAACCTGCGCCAGAACGACCTTGCCAATATGGGCTTTGCCCGCGCCGCAGGTGTCCCCGTTGTCTTGGCCGGAGATATCAACCGTGGCGGCGTCATCGCCCAGATCGTCGGCACCCAAGTGGTGATGGACCCAAAGGACGCGGCAATGATCACCGGCTTTCTGGTCAACAAGTTCCGCGGCGATGTCAGCCTTTTTGACGACGGCTACCGCGAGATTGAACGCCGCACCGGCTGGACGGGGTTCGGCACATTGCCGTGGTTCGCCAACGCGCATCTGCTGCCCGCCGAAGACGCGGTAGACCTGTCGCGCGCGCCCTCCGACGGGGGGTTCCACATCGTCTGCCCCATGCTCTCGCGCATCTCGAACTTCGACGACCTCGACCCGCTGGCGGCGGAGGCTTCGGTGCGGCTGACCATGGTCCCCCCCGGCACGCCGCTGCCCGCGGACGCCGATCTGGTGATCCTGCCGGGCACGAAATCCACCCGCGGCGATCTGGCTTTCCTGCGCGCCCAAGGCTGGGACATCGACCTTTATGCCCATGTGCGGCGCGGCGGCGCGGTGCTGGGAATTTGCGGCGGCTACCAGATGCTGGGCCGGTTTATCGAGGATCCGCAGGGCTTCGAGGGACCTGCGGGCCGCGAAGAGGGGCTGGGCCTGCTGGATGTTGAAACCCGCATGGCCCCGGACAAGACCCTGACCCGCGTCACCGCCGACCATGCCGCCACGGGCACGCAGATCGACGGCTATGAAATCCACATCGGACAGACGGTGGGGGCCGATTGCGCCACGCCCTTTGCGCATATCAACGGCATCCCCGACGGGGCAGGGTCGCGCGATGGCAAGATCACCGGCACCTATCTGCACGGGCTCTTTACCAACGATAGTTTCCGCAGTGCCTGGTTGGCGCAACTGGGGCTGGGGGCAGGGCCGACCTCCTACAGTCAGACCGTGGAAGATACGCTCGACGCGCTGGCCGACCATATGGAAACCCATCTGGACGTGTCCGCCCTGCTGGCCTGTGCCGCACCGGTTGCATAA
- a CDS encoding DUF1636 domain-containing protein, with amino-acid sequence MTTTDQPVTVTICTTCRAGQITAEDAPRPGQQLFDALSGHLPDGVQLRGAECLSACSRGCSMVLSGGPSRWTYVYGDLDTDAHLSDIVNGVSAYAQTSDGVVPWRERPVVFRKQSIARIPPQEPTE; translated from the coding sequence ATGACCACCACGGATCAACCGGTCACCGTCACCATCTGCACCACCTGTCGCGCAGGTCAGATCACCGCCGAGGACGCGCCGCGCCCCGGCCAACAGCTGTTTGACGCGCTGTCGGGGCATCTGCCCGACGGTGTGCAGCTGCGCGGAGCCGAATGTCTGTCGGCCTGTTCGCGGGGCTGTTCGATGGTCCTGTCGGGTGGGCCGTCGCGCTGGACTTATGTGTATGGCGATCTCGACACTGACGCGCATTTGTCCGATATCGTGAATGGCGTCTCTGCCTATGCCCAGACCTCTGATGGCGTGGTGCCCTGGCGCGAACGCCCCGTGGTCTTCCGCAAACAATCCATCGCCCGCATTCCCCCACAGGAGCCTACCGAATGA
- the cobW gene encoding cobalamin biosynthesis protein CobW: MTNLTKIPVTVITGFLGAGKTTFIRHLMENAGSKRLAVLVNEFGTAGVDGDILKSCAIDNCPAENIVELANGCICCTVADDFIPTIEALMALPETPDHILIETSGLALPKPLLKAFDWPAIRSRITVDGVITLADAEAVVSGQFAPDLEAVAAQRDADDSLDHETPLSEVFEDQIACADIVLLSKADLAGPEGVEAARKVIEAHAPRKLPIIPMTEGVIDPRVVLGLEAAAEDDIDARPSHHDGHDDHEHDDFESVVIDMGEVADVATLEAAVLRLAREQKILRVKGYIAVQDKPMRLLVQAVGERVRSQFDRPWGDTPRRSQLVVIAEHDHVNEAAIRAVLEG; encoded by the coding sequence ATGACCAACCTTACCAAAATCCCCGTTACCGTGATCACCGGCTTTCTGGGCGCTGGCAAAACCACCTTTATCCGTCACCTGATGGAGAACGCGGGCTCCAAGCGTCTGGCCGTGCTGGTCAATGAATTCGGCACCGCCGGTGTGGATGGCGACATCCTGAAATCCTGCGCGATTGACAATTGCCCCGCCGAGAACATCGTCGAGCTGGCAAACGGCTGTATCTGCTGCACCGTGGCCGATGACTTTATCCCCACCATCGAAGCCCTGATGGCCCTGCCCGAAACGCCTGATCATATCCTGATCGAGACGTCGGGGCTGGCGCTGCCAAAGCCCTTGCTCAAGGCGTTTGACTGGCCAGCGATCCGGTCGCGCATCACCGTGGACGGCGTGATTACGCTTGCCGATGCCGAAGCCGTGGTCAGCGGGCAGTTCGCCCCCGATCTGGAGGCCGTGGCCGCGCAGCGCGATGCCGACGACAGTCTGGACCACGAAACGCCTTTGTCCGAGGTGTTTGAAGACCAAATCGCCTGCGCCGACATCGTGCTGCTGTCGAAGGCCGATCTGGCGGGCCCCGAGGGCGTCGAGGCTGCGCGCAAGGTGATCGAGGCGCATGCGCCGCGCAAGCTGCCGATCATTCCGATGACCGAAGGCGTGATCGACCCGCGCGTTGTGCTGGGTCTGGAAGCCGCCGCCGAAGATGACATCGACGCGCGCCCCAGCCACCACGACGGGCATGATGATCACGAACATGACGACTTTGAAAGCGTGGTGATCGACATGGGCGAGGTCGCCGATGTCGCCACCCTTGAGGCCGCCGTGTTGCGCTTGGCGCGCGAACAGAAAATCCTGCGCGTCAAAGGGTATATCGCCGTTCAGGACAAACCGATGCGTCTGCTTGTGCAGGCCGTGGGCGAGCGCGTGCGCAGCCAGTTCGACCGCCCTTGGGGGGACACGCCGCGCCGCAGCCAACTGGTTGTGATCGCAGAGCATGATCACGTGAACGAAGCCGCGATCCGCGCGGTGCTGGAGGGCTAA